CACTCCGCTGGGCGAGTTTGAGACGAGACTGAGCCAGCTCGGAACACTCACCCACCACAGCCTCGATAATCTGTGCGAGGCGCTGGATAGAGTGGCGTTCGGTGATGATGGTAGAACCCCTGGGGCACTATCGCCGGCGGAAGTGATCGAGGACATGGAGGCCACCGGAATGCCGGAAGAAGCCATCGACGCTTACGCTGCAGCTGTCGGCACCTCCGCTACGTCCCTTAGCCAGGACCTGGCTGTCCAGGGAGAGTCTCCTACCCCCTTGCTCGCTGCGGAGATGCCTACAGAAGATGAGGCGGCAGACGAAGCTGCGCTGTAGCCAGGGGGCTACTGCTCGAGAGAGTCCTCTCGGCCCTCCTCGGCAGAAGGAGCCACCGGATCGCTGATAGAGGGTCCGGTGGTCTTCTGGTCCTGCGGTCGTGCGGGCGAGACGAGATCGAGAAGATCCCGGCCGGGGCCAGGGCGCGGTGTCGTGACGCGGGAATCGCGGGACGGAACGGGGCGCGCTCCCATCACAGTGTCCACGAGACGCCGGCCCGCCACCGCGAGGTCGACAGCCTGATTTTCCTCTGGGCTGATGAGCAAGTCGCGAGTGTGTAGCAGCCAGTCGCGCAGCTCCGGGTCACACCCCCGCGACGCGGGGGGGACGGCCGGGACGTCAGTAGGCGTGGACAGCTCAGCTGCCTGGTCGCGCAGCCGGTAAGAAATGACGGCACCGATGTTCTCGGCGTCCCCGAGATTGGTGACTGCTGCGGTCATCAAGTCTCGGGGATCCACACCGGCAGCAAGGAGTCTGTGCCACGTGGCAACGACGGTGGAAAGACCTCCCTGCTCCGAGAAACGTGCAGCCTCATCCACGGAGAGTCGGTCAAGGAAACCGGCCAGGTAGGTGGCGGTGAACTGGCCGGACGCGAGCTCCACCCCATAGGTGTACAGCTGCTCGAGTCGCTCCCGGCTTCTCGCCTGGACGACTTCATCGAGGTGGACCTCCGTGGCCGTGCGCTGACGGTGGTCTCGGGTGATCGCCCTGGAGAGAACCTCAACGGCTTCCAATCCTGCGGCGTTGCCGGAGCCGAGCCAGTGGGCCTCCTCAGCTTCTTCGTCCAGTCGAGCGTCGGTGACCGCCCAAATCCGGTTTTCCATCTTTCCCCGAGTCAGTGCCACGTACAGAGTGGACCTGTCCGTGGAGTCGTCGATGATCGCGTGAGCGACGTCGACAGTGGCGCCCTGGGCGCGGTGGACGGTCGAAGCGTATCCGAGGTGGACGTTCTCGGAGACGTATTCAGCAGGCAGCGAAACGCAGGCCCCGCTGGCGGGATCACGCGCCAGCAGACCGCCGTCGCGTCGAATTTCCGCAATGGTGAACATCTGTCCGTTGATCAGGCGTTCGCCGTCTGGGAGCCGCTCGTTCTTTCGGCAGATGATGGTGTCTCCGACGCCTGCGACATCACCGCGGGACAGGGTGAGCTCATCGGTAATGCTGACAACTCCTTGGCGAATCCGCTGATCGCGGATCATCTCATTAAGGGCGTCTACGTCGGAATTTGTCGGAGCTACTAGGAGAACCCGCCGACCCAGAGCTACATCAGCCAGGTACGCCTCTACGGCGTCGGTAAGCATCTCAGTGCGGGTTCCACCAGTAATCCAGTCCCTGTCCTCATAAAACTTGAGTGCCGCAAGGTTGCCGGCTCGAAGGTTCAGCGAAGCCTCTGCCTGCTCCACATCGTTGCCATGAGCAAACCTCATGACGTCGGTGAGTTCTGCGGGATCACTTGCCTTGCAGAGAGCGGCAAAGAGTCCACCAGCACCTACAGCGTCGAGCTGATGCGGATCACCGATGAGCCGGAGGACTGCACCTGAGGCCTCCGCAATTTCAGTGAGCGCAGCGAGATTCTCGGTAGTGGCCATGCCGGCCTCGTCGACCAGAAGCATGTCGCCGGCCCGGAGTTGAATGGGCAGCGCGCCCAAGTCCCGTGCATTCGTCTCGGGGTTCTTTCCCCTCCAGGTATGTGTTAAGTGGTCGACAGTCGAGGCGTCCACGCCGATCTCTTCACCGAGGATCTGGGCGGCCGCCGCTGAGGGAGCGAGACCGACGACGCGTCGTCCCTCGGCCTGCCAGACGTCCCTGACGATCCGCATGGAGGTCGTCTTTCCGGTGCCGGCCGGTCCGACCCCGACGCCGACCAGAGAGCCGCACTGAAGAAGGTGGCGAGAAAGTTCGGCCTGTCCGGTGTTCAGAGACCAGCCATGCTCGCGGGTGTGCTCCTCTAGGGCAGCATTAATCACTCTGCTCGAGGAGAACACCGCCGTCGGCTCTGTGACTGCCGACAGCACCCGCGCCTCCGCGTGCAGAATCGCTGCCGTCGAGTACTTCTCGGAACCGATGTGTCGGTCCACGCCGCTGGCCGAAGCGTCACCATCGGTCCGGAGCTGCAGCGGGAGATCAGGCACCTCCGCGGGACTGAGATCTACCACCAGATCGTTGATGATCGTCTCGGTAAGGAGCTGATGAGCACGAGCCACCTCATCCGAAGTCTCAAACCGAAAACCCTTGAGGGCCGTACCCACCGCCGCAGTGATGTGATGACGCGAGAAGTAAGAGCGCCGGGCAGTCACCGACTCCAAGATCTGCTCTCCCCGCTTCCGGAGCTCATGGCGGACTTGACCGTCGTCAGCCCCGAAGAAGTAAGGACGGCGATCCTGTGGGGATGTTCCGACCATCTCCTTCAGCTTCTCGATGAGGTCCTCTCCATCACTCACTGTCCGCGCTTCCTGTGCCCAAGTGGCTCGAAGATCGGCAAGAGATTCCGCAGGCTTCTTGGCATCGCGGGTCTCCAGGATTGCCGCCTGCCACAGCTGCTTGACCGTCTGATGGTCTGGCTGGTGGCCATGTTTGGCAACGTAAGCCGCCAGCATTGTCTCGTACACGGGGCGTGCCAAGGTGCGACGCTTAGAGAAGACGTCGATCAGCTTCTGAGGAACACCGGCGACTTCCCACACCGGAGCCTTGTCCCGGCCACGGGACGAAGCCTCGAAGGCGAGTCCCATCTTGCGAGTGAGGATCTCTTGCAGCACGGAGTCATAGCGCGCAGAGAGGGTCTGGTGGTTCATGAACAGAGGCCTCCCATCGAGTGCTCGCCACTTTCCGTCCGGACCTTGGACCTTGTTTGAGATCAGAACGTGCGAGTGGAGGTCAGGATCTCCACTGCGGGTGTCGAAATGAGTGAACTCTGCAGCGAGCAGTCCTCGTGAGCGCACCTGCGCCAGTCCACCCGTACCCTGACGCGTTCGCACGACGTTATCTTCGGCCCATGCGAGAACCTCCGCGACCGCCTCGTGGTGGCAGGCGGCGATCCGAGACGCCGTTCGCTCATCGCTTAAGGCCCACAGAACAGACACGGACTTGGCCGGTGAGAAAGTCAGATCGTAGCCTGCCACAGCCTGCTTGACCTCAGCTCGCTGGAGGTTGACCCAGGCAACGACATCGCGTGCGGGAGCGTTGGTGTAGCCGGTCGCCTCAACGTAGAAGGGCCGGCCAACGCTGACGGCCAGCTCAGAGCGCTCCGCGTCCGAGGGAAGTCGGTTGTGCTCGCGAAGAAAGGAACTCTCAGCTGATCGCAGAGCATTCAGTACCGGGATGTTGTTGGTGTACGAGGGGAACTTTCCACCGAGCTGGCAGTCCTTCAAACTTGTCCCTTCGAGGAGCTTTGAATCGGTGTCGGGGTGCAAGCCCAGGCCGTAAAGCGCGGCCATCTGATCCGCTTCAACTATCTGCCCTGTCGTCGCTGACGATGACTCCAGCGCCGCCAGTCCCCGTCCCAGCCAGCGCCCCGGAGGGGTGCCTTTGGCGGCGTAGTAGGAAGCGAGCTTTCCTGTTTCCGTCGACTGGTCGTAGGCATCATTTGTCGCCACCGAGCGCAGCAGGTACTGGTACCCAGCACCTGCGTGTACCGCCCGAAAGCTCATCATGGACCTCAGTCTATCCGGGGTTCACCCCAATCTCACTAAAAGTGCATACTGTGTGTGGCAGTTTCTAGGCTGAGCAGCGGCGAAGGTCTGGAGTTAAGGCCGGCGGACTTCTACGGTGAGGACATGACTAAGCGATCAACAAAGCGACCAAGTGCACGAATGAAGGCGAAGGAACGTCTTGCAGATCAGTTCGCGGAACTGCAAGCTCTCGAGATTGCCCTTGGCCGCGCCCTCACCCAGTGGGAGGCCGTCGAGAGGGCGGAGCAGTCCCTCCGCGAAGCCCTGGAGCCCCTCGTAGAGAGGGGATTTAGTCGGTCAAAGATTGCAGATCTTCTCGGCGTCGACTCCGCGGATGTCGGTCGTGTGCTGGCTCTTCCCCTCCCCACTGATGACGCCAGAGTTGACCCGGATAGTGAGGAGCATCTGTCAGGGCATGAGGATGATTCCTCGAGCTCCCCCGACGATGTCTAGTGATTCGTTCCGGGAGCAAGACGTTCCGCTCCCTGGATTCGACTTTCTTCAACCTGCCGTCGTTGCACCCGTGAGAAGGTCAGTGGCTTCATCGCCTACACTCACGGCGACTGCAGCCGACATCAGGAGGTTCTGGCGACGCGTCGTGGTCTCTCCGTCTTGCTGGTTCTGGATCGGCGCAGTGAGCGTTCCTGACGGGTACGGTCGTTTCACTTGGCAACGAGGTGGTGTTCAACGCACACTCGCAGCGCACCGCTTTTCCCTAATGATTTCCGGCCAGGAGATTGATGGCCAGGTCGCAGAGCACCATTGCAACGAACCGCTTTGCGTTCGCGTCGGGGACAGACATGTGTTCGCTTCGACGCAGGCCGCGAATGTTGCCTGGGCGGTGCAGCTGGGCCGGCACCGGGGGAATGTACGCACGGTGGGGGAAGGACAAGAGCCCGCGGCTCGTTCGCACCGAATCAGGGAAGCACTCGAGCACGGGTGGAATGAGTCGGCGTACCTGCGAGCGGTAGCAGAAGGCGACGTTTCGCAGACGTCGCTTCTGCTGCCGGGCGAAACATCTAGCTCTCCGTCACCACAATGGCTAGGTCTTCCTGGTGCCCCAGGCAGGCGGCAGCGATCTTAGTCAGCTGCCATATTTCGGGTTCGTCGGCGAGGAGATCGAGCAGGGCCCCAAGTAGCTCGGCTCGGGAATCGGCCACCATCCAGGCACCCATGGAATCATCAAGAAGAATCATGACTACTGTTCGAGGCCTGGGTCCTGGCCAGCTTCTTCCATAATCTCGACGAAGGTGACCTCATCGTAGAAATCTCCACCGGAAAGGACGTTGGCGTCAGGAATCATGCCAATCTCGGTGCGTTCGTAGAGCTTTGCGAGCAGTGCGTCGACGCCGTCCTTTCGGTGGGCAAGATCAAAGGCTGTAAGGCTTGCCTGGATCTCTTCGCGGGCCTCTTCTTCCGTTATGGGGAAGTGGTGGATGGGGAAATCGCTGGCGGAGTCGTGGACTCGCTCCTGGAGCTCCTGGAGCTTCTGTCGGGCTTCGTCTGCTGGCGTGAACGGGGTCATGGTGGTGTCTTTCTGTGGGATCTAGGGGTTATGGGTCCGGAGGGCTTGGCGTCGTTTCCAGACCTCGCGCTGTGCGCGTCCGTGGGTGACCATGATGTCGAAGAGGTCTGCTTCCGGCGCGGTATCGGCCGCGTGAGCGAGTGCCTGGGCCATGCTCTGAAACTGTCGGCGATAGGAGGTTCCAAGTACCTGATCGGCGTAGGCGGCGGTGCGGTCTGGGGTGACTCCGAGGGTGGTCAGTTCGATGAGCATGCGTTGGGCAGTGTGGGGTGCGATCGGTGCCTCGTTGCCCTGCTCGGTCAGCGCGGCTCGGAGGCTGGCGGGGTCAGTGGAGAGTCCATCTGCACGGCGGAGGACGATCAGGTCGAAGAGGTGGCCGTAGTGAGGGTCGTAGAAGTCATTGGCGGTGAGTACCTCGCAGACGGTGGAGCTGCCGGGGTGGTCGGAGTCGGCCCACATGAGTCCGCACAGGAGGAGGGCTTCGGGGTTGAGGAGGAGGGGCGCGCTGAGCTCTTCTGTGGCGCCGGCGTCGAGGTGGTCGGTGCTGGTCACATTGTCTTACCTTCCCGTCTTTGCCGTGCTGGTGATGAGTGTAGGTGGGTGTGGGGTGTACTTGACGGGCATGTAAGGGATTTCTTTTCCAGTTTCCTACCCTCCATTAAACCCGGGGCGAACCACGTACACACCGTGTACCAGCCTGGAGGAACACCGACGGAAGGGCCGGGCACGATGACAGACAGCACGCAATCCCCGCGGCAATCGAGCAGGGTGGTCTCCGTCCGCCTGGACGTCGAAACCATCGCCCGCCTCGACCGGCTCGCCCAGCGCACCTCCCGCAGCCGGGGGTTCTACCTCAAAGTAGCAATCCAGGCGATGCTGCCGACCCTGGAGGAAAACTACTGGAACCAGCAAGCTACCACCTACGAGGACTCTGTCATTGACCGGGAGTTCCGCACCATCATGGACCAAGCACTTCACACTGACGACCTGATTCCACCTGACGACGAGCGGACGGGGGAGCAGTAGCATCCTCACCTTCTGCCTCCACATGCCCTATCCCAAGATCAGGGATGGGCCGGGGAAAAGATTTCCAGGAATAGCAGGAGTGAGCCAACTGATGCGCTGGTGAAGCGGGCAATGATCAGGTGATGACTTGCCCGTGCTGCCGGATACTATAGAAAAATCACTCTATTTACCTTGCACGAGAGGAACTTCATGACGATTGCCACCCCCGTCGAGATTGAATACGGGGAGGTCTTCACGCGGAGGTGGGTGGTGGAGGCAATCCTCGACCTGGTTGGGTACACGCCAGACCAGGATCTCTCGCGGCTCCGACTCATGGAACCGTCGGTGGGATCAGGCTCATTTTTCGTCCCAATCGTGGAGCGCTTGTTGCAGTCAGCAAGGGTTTACGACGTTCCCGTGGAGGATCTCTCTCACGCTTTGTTCGGCCTCGACCTCCAGCGTGAGCATGTCGACACCTGTCAAGAGAAGACCCGGGATTTGCTGGTCGCTCACGGACTTAGCGGGCACGATGCGGACATTCTGGCGATGAGCTGGCTGCACCACGGTGACTTCCTGCTGGGTGAAGTACCTACTGGCGTTGATTTCGTGGTTGGCAACCCTCCCTATATCAGGACCGAAGATCTTGATGACGAAGTTGAGGCCGCTTACCGCTCCCGCTGGACGACTATGCGTGGTCGCGCCGACATCTACATCGGGTTCTACGAACGCTCGCTGGGCGTGCTGGGGGAAGGCGGTCGACTGGGCTTCATCTGTGCCGACCGTTGGATGCGTAATGCTTATGGCAAACATCTACGCGGTCTCGTGGTCTCCAGCTATGCCGTGGAGTCGGTGTGGCAGATGCACGACGTAGATGCGTTCGAAAGTGAGGTGTCGGCGTACCCAGCCATCACAATTCTGGCGAAAACTGAACAGGGCACCGCGACATTTGTGGATACCACGGCTGCTTTCGACGGCTTATCTGCGCGTCAGGTGCTTGGATTCGTGCGCGGTCCCGCAGCGGAAGGATCCGGCAAGGGATGGGAAGGGGCGCGTCTGTCTAGTTGGTTCGAGACCGATGACTTCTGGCCGGCAGGATCCCCACACACAATCAAGCTGCTGGAGCAACTCCAGGAGGACTTCCCCACACTGGAGGAGGACGGCACAACGCGCATTGGAATCGGTGTTGCCACTGGTGCCGACAAGGCCTACATCGTCGACAAGGACGCGGAGGTGGTGGTGGAGGGAGATCGGTTGCTCCCCCTCGTCATGGCCGACGACATCAGATCAGGTCGTTTAACAGCCCCTAAGAAGTTCCTGCTCAACCCGTGGGATGAAGAGGGCAAGCTTATCGACCTGGCGTCGTACCCCCGTTTCGCCGAGGTGCTGGGCTCGCATGAGGCAGTCAGAAAACGGTTTGTTGCAAAAAAGAACCCCGCAGCCTGGTATCGCACGATTGACAAGGTGAACCCGGGTCTCGCCGTGCAGCCGAAGCTGCTGCTTCAGGACATGAAGTCGCAGATCACGCCCATCTTCGAGCCCGGGGGGCTTTATCCGCACCACAACCTCTACTACATCGTGTCGACGTCATGGGACCTCGAAGTGCTGGGAGGATTGTTGTTGTCCCGGATCGCCGAGGCATTTATCAGCGCATATGGGGTGAAGATGCGCGGCGGCACTCTACGATTCCAGGCTCAGTACCTGCGAAAGATCGCAGTCCCACGGCCGGAGGATCTGCCGGAGGAGGTTGCGAATCAGCTGCGCGAGGCTTTCCGCGCGGGTGATCGGGATGCGGCGACCCGAGCTGCTGAGGAAGCCTACGGACTGCCAGTCGGCACCCTTTAAAGATAGGAAGAGCACATTGACTAACGATCGGATCCCTACCGACATCTGGCGCACCGCGGTGCTGGGCTACTGGCAGGGGCTTGATCTCCAGCAGGCGCGGCAGGGTGCTGTCTCTGGAGTAAAGGACACAGGAAACCGGGCGGCGGTGACCGGGGGGAAACAGATGAATGCGCTGCAAGACGTCTTCGCGGACCTGTGGCGTAGTGACCCCGAGATCGACCTGGAGGTTCGAACCAACGGTCGCAATAACCTCCCAGCCTATTTCCGCCCCGCTAAGAACTGGGACCTGGTCGTGCTGTACCGCGGTTCCCTGGTCGCGGCTATGGAGTTCAAGTCGCAGCGAGGGCCCTCATTTGGCAACAATTTCAACAACAGGACGGAAGAAGCACTCGGACTCGCGGCGGACTCACAGATGGCCGTCGAACGCGGCCTGTTCGGCCACCTCCCGCCCTGGTTCGGGTTCGTCATGCTCGTCGAACGGGCTAAGGGCTCGGTGCGCCCCGTACAAATACCTGTAGGTATGCCCTTTCCTGCCGACGAGATTTTCTACGGCGCCTCGTACATCGAACGCTATCGGATCTTCTTCGAACGCATGATCGCGGAAAAGAACTATGACGCCGTGGCTCTACTCACGGCAGAGGCCGGTCAGTCTGACTTCATCGAACCGTCAGCCGCGCTTTCGCTGGCAAATCTGGAAGCAGCGATCCGTGCTCGTATTTCCTACATTAAGGCGCTCCCAGACGAAGTGTTCGACGAGCTGACCCATAAATAACGATGGAAGATGCTACCGAAAAGTTGGGGTGAATCCCTCCTCTGCGGGGCGGAATTCCTTCGCTGTAGTTCAAAATCAGGATTGTGGCGGATCAAACGGATCTTGTCGCACTTGGTTCTAGAACGGCCCGTCCGGGTCCCGGCTACGCACCTCAGATCCGGAAGAGCCCGATAAATAAGGCCGCAGGTCAAGGGTCGGATCCTGGACATGTCCTAGAACATCAGTTCACATTTCGATATGGTGCTGCTACATGTGTCGGTTATGGGACACGCATTCGGCTTGTGATGTTCAGGAGGTGTCTGCGCGGATTTCAGAATTCCCGATGCACTCTAAATTGTGAAGAGCCGGTATATCTAATTGTGAAATGGCCATCCCCTATCAGGAAGAACTCCACAAGAGCGAGGTTGGGGTTTAACCCCCTCTTGACCAAGGGGTCTAAATCAACGAGGTATGGGCCACTCAGGGTCCGCTAGGTACGCCCTCGTGGAAGCAGCATTATGCACATCATCGGTGAAGATCTCAAGGAGATCTAAGACGTCCTTCTGAAGTGATAGGAAATCTTCAGCCTCAAGAGTTAGAAACTTTCCATGCGCGATTGTATTCCGCCGACCAACGAGCTTTTCATCGATCAAATTGGCCCGAGTCGAGTATTCGGGACGTTGAGGTAAACCCAAGCGTTCCACCACGTCGAGAAAGACTTTCGAGGAGAGATTGCTCTGAGTTTGAACAAGATCCTCGGAGAGAAGGGCCTTTTGGGCAAGACCTTCCCGCAGGAATGAAGCGAACTCATTATGAACACCTGGCGTGGATGCCTTTTCGATTGAAGAGATTCTTGTTTTAAGCGCATTACCGAGGAAGGCTGCACTGAGTTTCTCATAGGGCGGGCGCTGCGTATTGACGTACCGAATGTAGAGCTGAGCTACTTGCTTAACCCATCCCTCCCAGTGTGCGTAGAGGAGAAGACTTCCCGACCGCAAATTGACCTTTTGGGCATTCGTGGATTGCTGCACCAGCCTCAGGGATGTGGTGAGCTCCCTCTTGCGCCAGACCGTCTCGCTAGAAATCTTGTCGTATAATTCCTCGACGGTATAGATCTTCGCCATTATGCCCCGAGAATCTCGCGCCCCATGGGAACCATGAGCCGTATACGAGCTTCTGTGGATTTCCCGGTAGCGAACTTCTTGATCATCTCCGGTCGGTTCCAAAATTCGATTACAGCTTGCCGCAAATCGGTCCGAGTGGTTGCACCCTCCTTGATCAGATTTGCGAGGCTAATAGCGATTGCTTCGAAAGACGTGTTCAGGAATCCACCCGCGAATTTCCCCTTATCAGGATCCCAGCGCCGAAGGATGTCTTCATCGGCGGCTAGAAGTTGATCAAATGTCTTTCTAAAAATTTGGCCAAGTGGTTTTTTGTCTTCATCAGAGAAAGACAACGCAAAGTCGACTGCAAATTCCTCTAGTTCATCTTGGAAGTTGCGGATCTTGCCGATCTCTTCATCTGACTTCGAGTGTAGGAAAAGGAAACGGAGTACAAGTTCCTCGTCGTACTTCTTGGATTTATCACTCTCAGGCAATCGCAACAGAGTAACGAATGAATCGTGGTTGGCAAGCTCACCCAACCACTCGACGAAGTCAGGGGAGACTCCTACCAGCTGCGCGTTTCGTATCTCTTGATTCGAGAGCTTGGAACCAAAGGAGTTTAGGCGCTGAAAAAGATCGAACTTTGTCTTGGGGTCGGATCCTCGCTGCACAATTTTGACGTCAATTTTCGAGCGTTTGATGTCGAGCCTCTGTGCGGAAGTTAAAGAAGGCTGATCATCCGAATCCCACACAGTGCCGTCCAGAGATGGCAAATATTTTGTCCCTGTCAATACGAGCGGAGGGAACTCCTCAACGTCGAGCAGTCCTTGGAGCTGCAGAAGGGTACTCACTCTCTGCAGCCCATCCACAAGTTCCCACCTACCGCCTGCATCCTGAGCTACGAAAATCGACGGAAGGGGAATCCCAATAAGGATGCTCTCGATCAGCCGTGCCTTCTGAGCATCATCCCAGCGGAATAAGCGCTGGAATTGAGGGCGGATTATAAGTTCGCCGTCCCGATGGAGATTAGTGAGTTCCCCGATACTCATTGGGTAACCATCTGTATGGATGGTTCTCCGTGCCGCTTCCAGTTCTGTTTCGAGAGCGCTCATTGGAAAAATGCACCAATCTTTGTAATTTCCGCGTGTGATGACAAAGGCTTTGTTATGCAGCCATGCTACACGCCAACCTATGTATTCTTGGCTGCCCTTGAGCGCCCCATCCCTCGATTGGGGTCTTGGGCAGGCGGCGCCAGCTTCCGCTGCCCCCAGCGCTCAGGGGAAGAGCCAGAAGGTGATTGGCGGTGCTGTCAAAAAACACCTGCGCCAAACGCTTGCCGACCCTGACAAGCCGTCTTACTGGGGTACACCCATATGATCCCGTTGACATGCGTGGATCTACCATGGTTCACAGGGTCCCAAACTCGTTTATGCTACACTTGTGCCACATAGTCAATGGCCTTTTGCGACAGAGGTGGTGGAAGTGGCCCGTCTCGGCACCCTCATGAAGGACGATCGGCGTACTCCTCAGGAAGATGTCCAGATTGTGCGGATGGGCGCCCGGACGACGACAGTCCACAGACGACGAGAGGGTGGCCGGCGCAGTGGCTGGGAGGTCGACGTCGAGAAAGTCCTTACAGATCGGGTCCTCGATGACGGGGGACAGCGGTGGGCTGACTATTCGGCGGCGCCGTGGTTCGCGACGTGGGTCAACGCTGCATCGGGAACGCCTCAGGGCCGACTCCGAATCACGCGGTCCTACACCCACATCACTAAGGCATCGCTGTACATCGGCAACAACGAATGGTCAGAGGAGCAGGACTTTCCCACACCTGAGGTGCTGCTCGATGGGGGAACCCTCGCCGGATGGATGGTCCCTGACCACCACAAGGACCAGGCCGCCGACCGTGCCCGCCAGACCGAGGAGGAAGCCCGGAAAAGGCAGGAGCTGAACAATGTGATCGAGGAGAAGTGGCGCCGAGAAGCCCGGGAGAAGCAGCGCGGAGTACAAGCTCGCGGGCAAAATGTCGCTTACCTTCGCGTTTCCAGCAAGGACCAGAACCTGGCCCGCCAGCGTGAAGCTATCGGCCAGGTCGATAGGGAGTTCATTGATGAGCTGTCAGCTCGTACGCGAGCACATCGTCCGGGCCTTGAAGACTGCATCGCCTATCTCCGCGACGGAGATGGCCTTCATGTTGCGTCGATTGACCGTCTGGCTCGGTCGTTGGTGGACCTCCGCAATGTTATCGACCAGATCACCGCGAAGGGCGCCACCGTCCATTTTCTCAAAGAGAATCTCACTTTCGCCCCGGATGGAGAAGACCCGCGTGCCACCCTCATGCTCGGTATTCTCGGCAGCTTTGCCGAGTTTGAGAGGGCGATCATCCGCGAGCGACAGGCCGAGGGGATCGCTCTGGCAAAGAAGGCCGGTCGCTACAAAGGTCGACCGAGGGCACTGACGGAAGTGCAGATCAAGCAAGCACACGAACGCGTACAGGCCGGCGAAGCCAGAACCTCCATCGCCAACGATCTTGGCGTGTCGCGTGCTACTCTCTACCGCGCACTCAGAAAGGACAAGAACCCATGAGCCAGCTACAGTTGTGGCAGGTCATCTTCCTAGTCCTACTCGCCCTGGTCGTCGTCGTGCGCATCCGTGAGCGTGGACTTATTGAGGGCATCCTGAGCAGCATCGTTCCTGCTTTAGGACTATTCCTTGTCACCGGCGTTCTGGGAGGCATCCTCGCACTGCTGGGTCATCTCGGGACTGAGATGGAGCAGCAGGACAACGACCCGGCGCACTCAGGAACGTTCCGCGACTCGCCCTCCGACGCCCTCGGTCACCAGTAGAAGAGACTATCCGGCCTCCTCCCCCTCTGCCCGAGGCGGTCGTCGGCGCAGCCGCCGCCACACCGTGAGCCAGCTCTCTGCAGTCTCTGCCGGCCGCAGGAGTAGGCCTACAGCCAGCGGCCCCACTAGCACCGTCCCTATCTCTACCCAATCAATCATGGGCTGATAGAAACACACGGCTGTGCGCGCCGATCTC
This region of Corynebacterium atrinae genomic DNA includes:
- a CDS encoding MAE_28990/MAE_18760 family HEPN-like nuclease; this encodes MAKIYTVEELYDKISSETVWRKRELTTSLRLVQQSTNAQKVNLRSGSLLLYAHWEGWVKQVAQLYIRYVNTQRPPYEKLSAAFLGNALKTRISSIEKASTPGVHNEFASFLREGLAQKALLSEDLVQTQSNLSSKVFLDVVERLGLPQRPEYSTRANLIDEKLVGRRNTIAHGKFLTLEAEDFLSLQKDVLDLLEIFTDDVHNAASTRAYLADPEWPIPR
- a CDS encoding DUF262 domain-containing protein, producing the protein MSALETELEAARRTIHTDGYPMSIGELTNLHRDGELIIRPQFQRLFRWDDAQKARLIESILIGIPLPSIFVAQDAGGRWELVDGLQRVSTLLQLQGLLDVEEFPPLVLTGTKYLPSLDGTVWDSDDQPSLTSAQRLDIKRSKIDVKIVQRGSDPKTKFDLFQRLNSFGSKLSNQEIRNAQLVGVSPDFVEWLGELANHDSFVTLLRLPESDKSKKYDEELVLRFLFLHSKSDEEIGKIRNFQDELEEFAVDFALSFSDEDKKPLGQIFRKTFDQLLAADEDILRRWDPDKGKFAGGFLNTSFEAIAISLANLIKEGATTRTDLRQAVIEFWNRPEMIKKFATGKSTEARIRLMVPMGREILGA
- a CDS encoding recombinase family protein codes for the protein MARLGTLMKDDRRTPQEDVQIVRMGARTTTVHRRREGGRRSGWEVDVEKVLTDRVLDDGGQRWADYSAAPWFATWVNAASGTPQGRLRITRSYTHITKASLYIGNNEWSEEQDFPTPEVLLDGGTLAGWMVPDHHKDQAADRARQTEEEARKRQELNNVIEEKWRREAREKQRGVQARGQNVAYLRVSSKDQNLARQREAIGQVDREFIDELSARTRAHRPGLEDCIAYLRDGDGLHVASIDRLARSLVDLRNVIDQITAKGATVHFLKENLTFAPDGEDPRATLMLGILGSFAEFERAIIRERQAEGIALAKKAGRYKGRPRALTEVQIKQAHERVQAGEARTSIANDLGVSRATLYRALRKDKNP